The genomic stretch GGAACGCTGACCTACGAAAAGATGGCTTCGATCTTAAGCTCGTATGGTGCGCGGACGGCAGTGATCGAATCTGATTTTGAAAACTATCATTTCGATGCGGTGCTCGTCGATTTTCTGTTGTCACCAAAGCGGCCACACGACGATGTGGGGGCGAACATACGCGATACGATCGAAGCGGTCCGCCCGGCCCATCTCGGGTTTTTGGTGCATTATCGCGAACATCTTGCCGATTCCTTTCGCGATTGGTTTAAAGACAAGACCGGACTGGAATTTGAACAAAGTGACCAGTTGCTCGGTCTGCACGTGACCTCGCAATATGCTGAAATGAAGTTTGGCATGAGCGAGAGTGATGAGTTTCGCTTAAATCACTCGCGGCTCGGCGTGGACAAACTGGGCGGCTCGAAGCGATTGGCTGATACGGTCGCCACCTATTTTGAGCGTTTGCAGGATCAGGAGTATTACGAGTTGCAAGGGAAAGAAGGTCGCGCATTCCGAATCAACCAGTCGCGAGTGAATGCGGCCCGAACGCTCGACGTGCCAGACGCTGTCCTGTTGGAAGCCGAGCAGATCAATGCGGAGCAGGTAGCGGCGGCTGTCGATCTCCATCGCGGCATGCAGATCGATGTGGTGAGTTCGGAACTTTCTTATCGCGTGCTGCCTCAAGCTTTCCGTTTTTCCACGTCCACGCAGGACGAGCCACTGATTGCGGA from Tumebacillus algifaecis encodes the following:
- a CDS encoding putative phage tail protein: MSERDAITQAKLSALMSYAPDHYRRSELYQELMEATAVETVALRKVLEDVFAQFFVETATWGLAYWELEYGLITNESLSYPLRRALVLQKMRGTGTLTYEKMASILSSYGARTAVIESDFENYHFDAVLVDFLLSPKRPHDDVGANIRDTIEAVRPAHLGFLVHYREHLADSFRDWFKDKTGLEFEQSDQLLGLHVTSQYAEMKFGMSESDEFRLNHSRLGVDKLGGSKRLADTVATYFERLQDQEYYELQGKEGRAFRINQSRVNAARTLDVPDAVLLEAEQINAEQVAAAVDLHRGMQIDVVSSELSYRVLPQAFRFSTSTQDEPLIAERLEAGSEIEQTQSASESHPLQLLAGEAATTIGTTSVAERLETPREQPAALVAELRASELAYATDQAETFQLGQVLMNRVLYKQRYADVSTCVLYQADQNGVETVLEQRVL